CGGACGGCGCGGTCGTCACCATCGGCGGCATCATCTCGGGCCTCCAGCGCAAGATGACCAAGCAGGGCAACGCCTGGGCCATCGCCACCGTCGAGGACCTCGCCGGTTCCATCGAGTGCATGTTCTTCCCGGCGACCTACCAGCTGGTGTCGACCCAACTCGTCGAGGACGCCGTCGTCTTCGTCAAGGGACGCCTCGACAAGCGCGAGGACGTGCCCCGCCTGGTCGCGATGGAACTCCAGGTCCCCGACCTGTCCAACGCCGGCACCAACGCGCCCGTGATCCTCACCATCCCCGCGCTGAAGGTCACCCCGCCGATGATCAGCAGGCTCGGCGAGATCCTCAGCCACCACAAGGGTGAGAGCGAGGTCCGCATCCGGCTCCAGGGACCGAGCAAGACCACCGTGCTGCGGCTCGACCGGCACCGGGTGAAGCCCGACCCGGCACTCTTCGGCGACCTGAAGGTGCTCCTCGGACCGTCCTGCCTGGCCGGCTGACCACCGACACGAGTGAGGGGCGCACCCGGTTCCGGGTGCGCCCCTCACTGTGCCCGGGCTTCAACAGCCCGCTGTTCGGTCGGCTGCCTCAGCCGGTGACGGCCCGATGGTGGCTCGGCGGCGGGTCAGTTGTGGCCGAAGCGCTTCTGCCGGCCCTTGCGCGCCATGTCGCCGGGGGTCACCTGGGTGGCGCGCTGCTCGGCCTGCGACTCCATCGAGGAGGACTTCGCCTGCTCGGTACCGCGCTCGGCCTGCGACGCCTGTTCGTGCGGGCGGCTCTGCTTCTTGTTCTTGGCCATGATGATCTTCCTCCTGAGGGGGATCCGGGGGCCAGAGACCGGAATCAGATTCACATGACCCGACAAAGCGCGCATGTCGGAGAATTACCGTGCGTAATGCCGCGCTCAACGCCGTGCGTAATAGGGTCGAGACGTGCGGTGGGACCCCCGGCCGACTCGGGGAACGCCACGCCGAAGATCGAGTTCGGGCCGTTAACCCCCGCGCGGTCGGGCAGACTCGAAGCAAGCCCGAAGCAAACCTCCCGGAAAGAGGGTGGATCGCGTGGACCGCTGCATCGTCCTGGTGGACGCCGGGTATCTGCTGGGGGCCGCAGCGAGTCTTCTCGCCGGAGAGCCCTCGCGGTCCCGCATCACCGTCGACCACCCCGCCCTCATCCAGGGCCTGCGCGAACGCGCCGAATCGGACACCGAACGCCCACTGCTGCGCATCTACTGGTTCGACGGCGCCCCCGACCGGGTGCCCCAGCCCGAGCACCGCAGACTCCGTGTGATGCCCCGGGTCACCGTCCGGCTCGGTGCCCTGACCCGCAGCGACGGACGGTGGGCCCAGAAGGGCGTCGACGCCGCCATGCACGCCGAGCTGACCGAACTGGCCCGCAACCGCGCCTGCTCCGACATCGTCCTCGTCACCGGCGACGGCGATCTGCTGCCGGGCATGATGGCGGCCAAGGAGCACGGGGTCGCCGTGCACCTGTGGGCCGTGCAGGCGGCCGACGGCGACTACAACCAGTCCGAGGACCTGGTCGCCGAGGCCGACGAACGGCGCGTCCTCGACCGCGCGTGGATCACCAAGGCCGTACGGGCCAAGGAACCCGGCGGGGTCTGCGCGCCGCAGCCCGTGCCCCGGCCCGAGATCGCCGCGATCCTGTCCGCGCCGCTGCCCGAGTCGGCGCACGCGCCGGCGGCCGAGCGGGACGGCGGCGAGCAGCAGGAGCACTCGGCGGCGCCCGCCGAGCAGAACGGCGAGCAGGAGCGCGTACCCACCGCCAAGGGCGTACCGACCCCCAAGGACCTGGCCGCACTGCGGGCCCCCGGCGCCCAGCCGGCCCAGCATCCCGCCAACGCGACCCTGCGCTGGTCCTCCGACAAGGGCTGGGTCGACCGGCCGGGCGTGGCCGCCGAACCCCCCGAGATCGCCGCCATGCCGACGCTCGCCCAGCTCACCTCGGCCGAGCAGCGCTGGGCGGACCGCGAGGAGGACATCACCACGGTCGGCGGTGATCCGTACGAGGTCGGACAGGTGTTCTCCCGCCGCTGGATGGAGCGCCTCCCGGAACCCGCCCAGGTGCAGAAACTGTCCACGATGTACCCCCGCATCCCGCACCGCATCGACGGCGAGCTGCTGCGCTACGCCGCCCGCTTCGGCCTGCTCGCCCACAAGGACGACCAGATCGACGAGCACGACCGGTATGCGATCAGGGCCGGTTTCTGGCGCGAGATCGACGTCCGTACGGCCGCGGAGCACGCGCCCGCGGGGGAGTGAGCGGCCCCCTCGGGGAAAGGGCGGGGCGGGGGTTGGATTTCAGGCGGAGTCGGGCACCCCGTACTCTCGCCTTCGTGAGTACGCGCACGGCACACGCAGCCCGACACGGTGACGACGTCGTGTGCGCGGTGCGCGATCTCACCAAGACGTATCGGGCCGTACGCGGCCGACGCGGCGCCCCCGGCACCCCCGAGGTCCAGGCCACCGACGCCGTGGACCTGGACGTCCGGCGCGGCGAGATCTTCGGGCTGCTCGGGCCGAACGGCGCCGGCAAGTCCACCCTCGTCCGGCAGATCACCGGCCTGATGCGCCCCGACCGGGGCAGCGTCGAGATCCTGGGCCACGACGTCGTACGCCACCCGGAGCGGGCCGCGCGCATCCTCGCCTACCTCGGCCAGGAGTCCAGCGCCCTCGACGACCTGACCGTCTCGCTCGCCGTCGAGACCACCGCTCGACTGCGCGGCCTGGAGGTACGGCAGGCGCGCGCGGAACGGGACGCCGTCCTGGAGGAACTGGGCCTCACGGCGCTGGCCGCCCGGCCCATCCGCAAGCTGTCCGGCGGGCAACGGCGGCTCGCGTGCTTCGCCACCGCACTCGTCGGGGAACGCCCGCTGCTCGTCCTCGACGAGCCGACGACCGGGATGGATCCGGTGGCGCGGCGGGCGGTGTGGTCGGCGGTCGACCGGCGGCGCGCCGAGCGCGGTACGACGGTGCTGCTGGTGACGCACAACGTGATCGAGGCGGAGACGGTCCTCGACCGGGTGGCCGTTCTCGACCGGGGGCGGGTGATCGCGTGCGACACCCCGGCCGGGCTGAAGGAGCAGGTCGCGGGCGAGGTCCGGGTCGATCTGGTCTGGCGGGAGGCGGCGCCCCTGCATGTCCCCGAGGTCGCCGCGCTGCGCGACCGGGCGGTCGAGTCGGGGCGCAGGTGGACGTTGCGGCTGGCTCCCGAGGAGGCCCGCGCGGCCGTCGCCACCGTCACCGGCGGGGCCGCCTTCACGGCGCTGGACGACTTCACGCTGGCCACGCCGAGCCTGGAGGACGTGTACCTGGCGCTCGGGGGGAATGCGCAGGGGCTGGTGAAGGCGTGAGCGGGATGACAGGTACGACAGGCAGGACTGGCGTGAGTGCGGGGGGCTTTGGATCCGTACGGGTAGGTGTGCGGGCGCTTGTGGGGGAGAGGGCGGCTGTCGTGACCGGGACGAAGAGGAGCAGCTCGACGTGAGTGTCGTACCCGCCGAGGTGCTGCCGGGCAGCGCTCCGGCCATGGAGGAGTCGCCCGCGCGGCGCGCGACGGCCGAGCTCGGACCGCGTGCGCGGCTGTGGCCCGCGCTCGTCGCGGTGTACCGGGCGCAGTTGTCCCGGGCCCGGGTCGCGCGGATTCCGCTGCTGTTCGTGGCGACCTTCCAGTCCGTCGGCATCATGATCCTGATGCGGGGTGTCGTGGAGGGGGGCGGCGAGGCACGGGCCGTGGTGGCCGGGGCTTCGGTGCTCGTCGTGGCCTTCGTCGCGCTGAATCTGCTCGCCCAGTACTTCGGGCAGCTCCGGGCCAGCGGTGGACTCGATCACTACGCCACGCTGCCGGTGCCGCCCGCGGCCGTGGTGCTGGGAGCGGCGGGCGCGTACGCCTCCTTCACCGTGCCGGGAACCGTAGTGACGGCGGTGTTCGGGTGCCTGCTGTACGGGCTGCCGCTGACGCACCTGTGGGTGCTCGCCCTGGTGATCCCGCTCGCGGGGGCCGCGCTCGCCGGGCTCGGCGCCGCGTTCGGGCTGCTCGCGCCGCGGCCGGAACTCGCCACGCTGCTCGGGCAGTTGGGCATGTCGGCGGCGCTGCTGCTCGGGGTGCTGCCGGCGGACCGGATGCCCGGGGTGGTGCGGTTCGCGCGGGACCTGCTGCCGTCCACGTACGGGGTGGAGGCCTTCGCCCGGACCTTCGGGGCGGACCCTGACTGGGCCTTCGTCTTCGGTGACCTCGCCGTGTGCGCGGGGGTCGGGGTGGTTTCGCTGGCCGTCGCGACCTGGGCGTACCGTCGGGCGGCCGTCCGGTGACGCGCCGCACAGACGGGCCTGGCACGATGTCGGTGTGACCGCACCGCTGACTCCTCCTCCGCCGCCGCACCAAGAGCCCTCGCGCGAACACGGCGAGGCCTCGCAGTCCCAGCAGCCCCTGCAGCAGCAGCCCTCGCTCCAGCAGGCCCCGGACGGCCGGTCCCGGCAGTTCTGGCCGGACCCGTCCGGGGGAAGCGGGTTCGCGCCGGCGTACGGGCAGGACGGCCCGGGGATGAAGACCGAGCTGCGGGAGGCCGCCGTCGTCACGGTGGTCCTGGCGCTCGGCGGGGTGGCCCTCGGGCTGCTGTGGTGGTGGCTGGCGCCGAGTGTGCCGCTGGTCGGGGACGTGGTCGACAACAGCTGGGTCGTGTACGTCAAGGACAGCGAGGGCGAACAGGCGATAGGTGTCGACGGAACGTTTACTCTGCTGGCGTTCGCCCTGGGCGCGCTGAGCGCGCTGGGGGCTTTCCTCGTGCGGCGGCGCGGGGGTGTGCCGCTGGTGGCCGCGCTGACGGTCGGGGGCCTGCTCGGGTCGGTGCTGGCCTGGCGGCTGGGCGTGTGGCTCGGGCCCGCCCAGGATGTGCTCGCGCACGCGAAGGACGCGGGCAAGGGGGTCACGTTCTCGGCGCCGTTGAAGTTGGGCGCGAAGGGGGCGTTGCTGGTGTGGTCCGTGGGCGCGCTGCTGGTGCATCTCGGGTTGACGGGGCTGTTCGGGCCCCGGGATCCGGAGCCGGTGGGCTACGAACAGGTGCCTCCGGCCTGACGTGTGGTTTCTCGCCCCCGCCGCCCTGACCCGTCCCTCCCCCAGAGGGGGGACCCCCACTGGGGGCTGCGCCCCCAGACCCCCGCTGTCGGCCCTGAACGGGCCTCGTCCTCAAGCGCCGGACGGGCTGAAATGCCGGCGGGGATCGCGTATCAAGCGCGGGCGATGCGGGCGCTTACCGCCTCCGTGAGGCTGGTGAGGTCCGCGGGGGACAGCTCGACCTCCAGGCCCCGG
The DNA window shown above is from Streptomyces sp. NBC_01451 and carries:
- a CDS encoding NYN domain-containing protein, whose product is MDRCIVLVDAGYLLGAAASLLAGEPSRSRITVDHPALIQGLRERAESDTERPLLRIYWFDGAPDRVPQPEHRRLRVMPRVTVRLGALTRSDGRWAQKGVDAAMHAELTELARNRACSDIVLVTGDGDLLPGMMAAKEHGVAVHLWAVQAADGDYNQSEDLVAEADERRVLDRAWITKAVRAKEPGGVCAPQPVPRPEIAAILSAPLPESAHAPAAERDGGEQQEHSAAPAEQNGEQERVPTAKGVPTPKDLAALRAPGAQPAQHPANATLRWSSDKGWVDRPGVAAEPPEIAAMPTLAQLTSAEQRWADREEDITTVGGDPYEVGQVFSRRWMERLPEPAQVQKLSTMYPRIPHRIDGELLRYAARFGLLAHKDDQIDEHDRYAIRAGFWREIDVRTAAEHAPAGE
- a CDS encoding ABC transporter permease gives rise to the protein MSVVPAEVLPGSAPAMEESPARRATAELGPRARLWPALVAVYRAQLSRARVARIPLLFVATFQSVGIMILMRGVVEGGGEARAVVAGASVLVVAFVALNLLAQYFGQLRASGGLDHYATLPVPPAAVVLGAAGAYASFTVPGTVVTAVFGCLLYGLPLTHLWVLALVIPLAGAALAGLGAAFGLLAPRPELATLLGQLGMSAALLLGVLPADRMPGVVRFARDLLPSTYGVEAFARTFGADPDWAFVFGDLAVCAGVGVVSLAVATWAYRRAAVR
- a CDS encoding ABC transporter ATP-binding protein, whose protein sequence is MCAVRDLTKTYRAVRGRRGAPGTPEVQATDAVDLDVRRGEIFGLLGPNGAGKSTLVRQITGLMRPDRGSVEILGHDVVRHPERAARILAYLGQESSALDDLTVSLAVETTARLRGLEVRQARAERDAVLEELGLTALAARPIRKLSGGQRRLACFATALVGERPLLVLDEPTTGMDPVARRAVWSAVDRRRAERGTTVLLVTHNVIEAETVLDRVAVLDRGRVIACDTPAGLKEQVAGEVRVDLVWREAAPLHVPEVAALRDRAVESGRRWTLRLAPEEARAAVATVTGGAAFTALDDFTLATPSLEDVYLALGGNAQGLVKA